The sequence GCTGACAATTGAATGCTCACACTGTCTATGCACACGGCATTCCTTATATAGATCTTATAATTCCCCTGTGTAAGGCCCGTTAATACAGGCGTGGTCTGCACAGTCTTGAAAGAATCAATGGTATATTCAAATGGAGCGACACCTTTATTGACCTGTATGGTTATAGACCCATCGGTCGCATCATAACACGTAGGCTTCGTTCCGCTGGCAGTCGCCCGGATGATAGTAGCAGTATGTTCTACTACTGTAAATGCCTGTGCAATTTCACAACCCACAGCATCTACTACCTTTACTGTATAAGTACCCGGATCCAGTTTAGGATACAAAGAATCTTTTCCTTCATTGATACCATTGAAGTAATAGGTATAAGGATACTTACCACCCGTTGGCATCACTTCAATTTGTCCTAAGGCTACACCGCAATCAATATTGGTCACCACGGTATTCGTAAGATCCAGCGGTTTGTTGATAGAGACATGTATGGTATCGCTGCCTTCGCAATAGCCATTGCTCACGGTCACTATATAATCACCGGTATGTGTGGCCATGATGGTGCGTGTCGTCTCGCCGGTATTCCATGAATAAGTTAGTCCTTCGCCTGCATCGAGCGTGACAGATCCTGTACCACAGGTACCGGTATCCTTACCCAGGTTGGGTTTTGCCAGGGCTGTATTTTGCACTACTGTATATGCCTGTGCAATCTCACATCCTATAGCATCGACAACCCGGATGGAATAAGTACCTGAATCCAGATTTTTATACAATGAATCTGAGCCCTGACTGATGCCATCAAAGTAATAGGAATATGGATAAGTACCACCTGTCGGCATTACTTCAATCTGTCCTAAGGTTCCTCCACAATCAACATTGGTCACCACGGTTTTTGAAAGGTCCAATGGTTTGTTGATAGAAACATGTATGGTATCTCTGCCTTCGCAATAGCCATTGCTGACGCTTACTATATAATCCCCTGTTGTTGTCACTACAATAGTACGGGTGGTTGCGCCGGTGTTCCATAAATAAGTCCTGCCTTCGCCGGCATCGAGGGTGACAGTACCGTTACCACAGGTACCTGTATCCTTACCCAGGTTGGGTTTGGGAGGTGCCAGTACGACCACTTCCTTACAGAAAGAGGACTGGGTCGACAAGCTCTCATTTGTGAGCAGGTGAATGCTGTACACACCTGCAGAGTCATATATAATCGGAGAAGGTGGAGTCGCCGATGTAGAAGATGGTGTGCTGGAATTGGAACAGCTGTTAAACTGTAGCCTGAAGATCTTATGCGCATCCGCATCTGTGATCATAGAATACAGGTTGTCGCCATCTCTGAACATGGTAGAAATAGAGTGGGGGAAGGTCAGACCGGAAATAGCCAGTGTAGAACCCGTGATCGCTCCGTCCACGCCATTGGGGAAATCAACTCTCGCTATATCATGACTCACATTATTCACCACCAGACCATAGAAGTTCCCACAGTCATTGATAATTGTAATATCTCTCGGTTGAGTAAGCACGCCACTGGCATTCCCCAGGTCCGTACTTACCGGGGTATTGCCTATAGAGGTGCCAAAGTCCATGCGTACCAGCGTACCTGCATAGGTGTTGGTAACGAATATATAATTTTTATTGTTATATTTAGCAGCATAGATACCGGTTGGAAAGTTGAGTGTACCAGTTACATTGCCTAAATTTTCTGCAGTAGGTGCATTGGTGAAGTTTTGACCGAAGTAAAAGCGAGTCACTGTATTGCTGCTGGCATTTACTGTCAGCCCCCAATAGTCGTCGCCTTCCTTAATGATGGTGAGTTCTGAGGGGTAATTCATGGTAGTACCGATGTTGCCCCAGTTGGTCGAAGTCAGACTGGCCTTGGCAGTACCGAGACTAGAGCCGAAGTCGATCTTCATAATGCGGGCTTTGGAGGTGGTATACCCCCCGACCACAATCAGGTGCCAGCCGTTGTCGTCTTTTACAACCTGGAGGCCTTCAGTATATTCCGGCACATCGCCGTTGAAAGTACCGAGATCTTCGGCAGTAGGTGTGTTTAACAGACTACTACCATAAGTAAGACGTACGATACTGTTATACCCGAAGTTGGAGACAAAACCGTACCAGATACCATTATCCTGCTCAATGGTGATAAAAGTAGGAACGTACAATAAACTTCCCGGATTGCCAAGGTCTGTAAGTGTAGGAGTACCGTATAGGTCATACCCACAAAAGTTCCAGTAATAAGTACTTGCTCCTACGGAAGTGTTAGTAATATTCACTGGGTCATTAATACACACGGTATCAGGAGCAGTGAAATTAGCTTGTCCCGAAACATTCAGCCATACTAACAAACAAAAGCTGAAGATAAATAACTGCTTCATAAATAGGTATAGATTGCTTACAAAGTGCTGTAAATGCACAGACTTGTCCCAAAAAGAGTTAACCTTTTAAGTAAAGGTATAAGTATTTTTTGAAAATTTCGGGTAAATTATCCAGATGGGGGAATCATACAGATGAATGAGGAGCATCCTTATGAGATGAAATTAAAGTACTTTTTTCCAATTTTCGATTCCTCCAATTACC is a genomic window of Chitinophaga sp. LS1 containing:
- a CDS encoding gliding motility-associated C-terminal domain-containing protein — protein: MKQLFIFSFCLLVWLNVSGQANFTAPDTVCINDPVNITNTSVGASTYYWNFCGYDLYGTPTLTDLGNPGSLLYVPTFITIEQDNGIWYGFVSNFGYNSIVRLTYGSSLLNTPTAEDLGTFNGDVPEYTEGLQVVKDDNGWHLIVVGGYTTSKARIMKIDFGSSLGTAKASLTSTNWGNIGTTMNYPSELTIIKEGDDYWGLTVNASSNTVTRFYFGQNFTNAPTAENLGNVTGTLNFPTGIYAAKYNNKNYIFVTNTYAGTLVRMDFGTSIGNTPVSTDLGNASGVLTQPRDITIINDCGNFYGLVVNNVSHDIARVDFPNGVDGAITGSTLAISGLTFPHSISTMFRDGDNLYSMITDADAHKIFRLQFNSCSNSSTPSSTSATPPSPIIYDSAGVYSIHLLTNESLSTQSSFCKEVVVLAPPKPNLGKDTGTCGNGTVTLDAGEGRTYLWNTGATTRTIVVTTTGDYIVSVSNGYCEGRDTIHVSINKPLDLSKTVVTNVDCGGTLGQIEVMPTGGTYPYSYYFDGISQGSDSLYKNLDSGTYSIRVVDAIGCEIAQAYTVVQNTALAKPNLGKDTGTCGTGSVTLDAGEGLTYSWNTGETTRTIMATHTGDYIVTVSNGYCEGSDTIHVSINKPLDLTNTVVTNIDCGVALGQIEVMPTGGKYPYTYYFNGINEGKDSLYPKLDPGTYTVKVVDAVGCEIAQAFTVVEHTATIIRATASGTKPTCYDATDGSITIQVNKGVAPFEYTIDSFKTVQTTPVLTGLTQGNYKIYIRNAVCIDSVSIQLSAPAPLKTGVSLTNELCERGNGTIEVNPSGGTSPYAFYWGSELMTENTVSDISAGSYSILIRDAQNCTLDTTVIIENNNVAAVHIWNNDTTINIGQSVTLKATNSPDYAWTPEDGLSCVDCSSPVATPDSTTTYVVSTVTGLNCIPTDTVTVTVTHYKKLFIPTAFTPNGDGQNDVFRVKGLGITYFNMRVFNRVGNLVYATEDYSSGWDGKLKGEVAPIGTYVYVIQYAFYGDEMHPQMEKGTVTLIR